In Vibrio celticus, one genomic interval encodes:
- the thiH gene encoding 2-iminoacetate synthase ThiH yields the protein MTFVDRFKQLNWDDIGMSIFSKTAADVERALSKPKRDLDDFKALISPAAEPYLEQMAQQSLALTRKRFGNTMSLYIPLYLSNLCANACTYCGFSMENRIKRRTLTLDEIDAESAAIKKMKFDSVLLVTGEHETKVGMKYFREVLPNIKAQFNYLAMEVQPLDQDDYAELKTLGLDAVMVYQETYSPSTYAEHHLRGNKMDFEYRLETPDRLAKAGIDKIGIGALIGLEDWRTDCFFVAAHLDYLERTYWQTRYSISFPRLRPCEGGLQPKSIMSDKQLVQLICAYRLLNPEVELSLSTRESAAFRDNVLPLGITSMSAASKTQPGGYASDEEELEQFEISDERSAADVESMIRQRGFDPVWRDWHSAYSG from the coding sequence ATGACGTTTGTTGATCGATTTAAACAGCTCAACTGGGATGACATTGGTATGTCTATCTTCAGTAAAACGGCGGCGGATGTTGAGCGTGCTCTGAGTAAACCTAAACGCGACTTGGATGACTTTAAGGCTCTTATCTCTCCGGCAGCAGAACCTTACTTAGAGCAGATGGCGCAACAATCATTGGCACTAACACGCAAGCGATTCGGCAATACAATGTCGTTGTATATTCCATTGTACCTCTCAAACTTATGTGCGAATGCGTGCACGTATTGTGGTTTCTCAATGGAGAACCGCATTAAGCGTCGTACACTTACTTTGGATGAAATCGATGCTGAAAGTGCCGCTATCAAAAAGATGAAGTTTGATAGTGTACTGTTGGTGACTGGTGAACATGAAACCAAGGTCGGGATGAAGTACTTCCGTGAAGTGCTACCGAATATTAAGGCACAATTTAACTATCTTGCGATGGAAGTGCAGCCGCTTGATCAAGATGACTACGCAGAGCTTAAAACTCTCGGCTTAGATGCAGTGATGGTTTACCAAGAAACGTATAGCCCAAGTACCTACGCGGAACACCACTTGCGTGGCAATAAAATGGATTTTGAATACCGGCTTGAAACGCCCGATCGTTTGGCAAAAGCGGGTATTGATAAGATAGGTATTGGCGCTTTGATTGGCTTGGAAGATTGGCGTACCGACTGCTTCTTCGTGGCCGCTCACTTAGACTATCTTGAGCGTACCTATTGGCAAACACGTTACTCGATTTCATTCCCACGTCTTCGTCCGTGTGAGGGTGGTTTGCAGCCTAAATCTATTATGAGTGATAAACAGTTGGTTCAACTTATCTGTGCCTATCGCTTATTAAACCCTGAGGTTGAATTGTCTCTCTCGACTCGTGAGTCTGCAGCTTTCCGCGACAATGTGTTGCCATTGGGAATCACCAGTATGTCGGCTGCGTCTAAAACCCAGCCTGGTGGTTATGCTTCTGATGAAGAAGAACTCGAGCAATTTGAAATAAGTGATGAGCGAAGTGCTGCTGATGTTGAGTCAATGATTCGTCAACGTGGTTTTGATCCTGTGTGGCGAGACTGGCACAGTGCTTACTCTGGTTAG
- a CDS encoding thiamine phosphate synthase, producing the protein MTVKILIPSQNIELTGEVQSCLLVAKRQGLATDAVELGISPTQCFSIVDAQQALSIGFAHDVDSLAECRSSELDHIVDYSHSVALADIRCALEQTPNAIYIGVLDDSAVLDLWSQLDANRAIRNETPAHQELDSSGHFAWLVTLLALEFPLEDALVLARAASNVSRGTWPANYQNFPIPVLEDELLDISVGWAHQGTSLSFPELSKSSLGLYPVVDDVEWIERLLKLGINTVQLRIKNPQQVDLEQQIERSIELGREHNAQVFINDYWQLALKHDAFGVHLGQEDIEESNLSQLSQAGIKIGLSTHGYYELLRIVQINPSYIALGHIFPTTTKQMPSKPQGLVRLSLYQQLIDTIPYTEELTGYPTVAIGGIDQSTAAQVWSCGVSSLAVVRAITLVEDPKQVIEFFEALMADRSSGVVKEVTRELSHAE; encoded by the coding sequence ATGACAGTGAAGATTCTTATCCCATCTCAAAATATTGAGCTAACGGGAGAGGTGCAAAGCTGTCTATTAGTTGCTAAGCGACAAGGCTTGGCAACCGATGCAGTTGAGTTGGGTATAAGCCCAACTCAATGCTTCTCCATCGTTGATGCTCAGCAAGCGTTATCTATTGGTTTTGCTCATGATGTTGATTCATTGGCGGAGTGTCGCTCAAGTGAGCTTGATCATATCGTTGATTACAGTCATTCAGTGGCGCTAGCTGATATCCGCTGTGCCTTGGAACAAACTCCGAATGCTATCTATATCGGTGTCTTAGATGACTCAGCTGTATTGGATCTCTGGTCACAGCTAGATGCTAATCGTGCTATCAGGAATGAAACTCCAGCTCATCAGGAGTTAGATAGTAGTGGCCACTTTGCTTGGTTAGTTACTTTGTTGGCATTGGAGTTCCCATTAGAAGATGCACTGGTTTTGGCTCGCGCAGCATCTAATGTTTCACGTGGAACATGGCCAGCAAACTATCAAAACTTTCCTATTCCCGTTCTCGAAGATGAGCTACTGGATATTAGTGTTGGTTGGGCGCACCAAGGAACATCACTCTCATTCCCTGAACTGAGTAAGAGTAGCCTAGGGCTATACCCAGTGGTTGATGATGTTGAGTGGATCGAAAGGCTGCTCAAGCTTGGAATCAACACAGTTCAATTGCGTATTAAGAACCCACAGCAAGTAGATTTAGAACAACAAATCGAACGTTCTATCGAACTTGGTAGAGAGCACAACGCTCAGGTTTTTATCAATGACTATTGGCAATTGGCACTCAAGCATGATGCTTTTGGTGTTCATTTGGGACAAGAGGACATCGAAGAATCCAACCTATCTCAACTGAGCCAAGCTGGTATTAAGATCGGTCTCTCGACTCATGGCTATTACGAGTTGCTACGTATTGTGCAAATCAACCCAAGCTATATTGCGCTGGGGCATATATTCCCAACCACCACTAAGCAGATGCCATCGAAGCCTCAGGGGCTTGTGCGTTTATCTCTCTATCAGCAGCTGATTGATACTATCCCATATACAGAAGAACTCACCGGTTATCCGACGGTTGCGATTGGTGGAATTGACCAGTCGACGGCTGCACAGGTTTGGAGTTGTGGGGTATCGAGCCTTGCTGTTGTACGTGCGATTACGTTAGTCGAAGACCCAAAACAAGTGATTGAGTTCTTCGAAGCATTAATGGCTGACCGTTCTTCAGGTGTTGTTAAAGAGGTAACTCGGGAGCTAAGTCATGCTGAGTGA
- a CDS encoding aminopeptidase P family protein has protein sequence MHNITAERVTAVRAWLEANQLDAVIIPHEDEYLGEYVPAHNERLHWLAGFTGSAGAAVITRENAAIFVDGRYTVQVRKQVPAELFEYRHLIEEPALDWIINSLAQGSKVAFDPRMHTAAWLKGAQAKLADKVELTTLTANPIDELWSDRPTPVVSDVRLMATDAVGQSSESKRAEIAGLLKAKGADAAILTELDSICWLLNVRGLDVSRLPVVLSNAIIHADESVDFFLDPDRIPAGFEAHVGNGIRVSHPSELEARLQSLEGKNVSVDSGTSNAWYTLVLQNAGAHIIEAADPCLMPKAAKNATEISGMKACHIRDGVAMAKFLSWIDAEVAKGNLHNEAVLADKVQSFREQDPTLMDLSFDTISAAGGNAAMCHYNHENQPEPGQLELNTLYLVDSGGQYLDGTTDITRTIAIGQPSDEMIQQFTLALKGHIGIARARFPQGTRGFQLDILARQHLWAEGFDYDHGTGHGVGHFLSVHEGPQSISKKLIDVPLVEGMVLSNEPGYYRADEFGIRIENLELVVELPTQGDFSVLTFESLTRCPIDKRNINVDLLTRPELAWLNDYHQKVWNDVSPLVEGDTLEWLRQSTTPLAHA, from the coding sequence ATGCACAATATCACTGCGGAACGCGTTACTGCGGTTCGAGCTTGGCTTGAAGCAAACCAACTAGATGCGGTTATCATCCCACACGAAGATGAGTACCTAGGCGAATACGTTCCAGCTCATAACGAGCGACTTCACTGGTTAGCTGGTTTCACTGGCTCTGCAGGTGCAGCGGTTATCACTCGTGAAAACGCTGCTATTTTTGTTGATGGTCGCTATACCGTTCAGGTTCGCAAGCAGGTACCAGCAGAGTTATTTGAGTATCGCCACCTTATTGAAGAGCCGGCTTTAGATTGGATCATCAATTCACTAGCACAAGGCAGTAAAGTTGCTTTCGACCCACGCATGCACACAGCGGCTTGGTTGAAAGGCGCACAAGCTAAACTGGCTGATAAAGTAGAACTCACAACATTAACAGCAAACCCGATTGATGAGCTTTGGTCTGATCGCCCTACACCTGTTGTATCTGATGTTCGCCTAATGGCGACCGACGCCGTTGGTCAATCAAGTGAAAGCAAACGTGCTGAAATTGCAGGCCTGCTAAAAGCCAAAGGTGCGGATGCCGCTATCCTTACTGAACTAGACTCTATTTGCTGGTTACTCAACGTTCGCGGTTTGGACGTGTCTCGCCTACCGGTTGTATTGTCTAATGCCATCATTCACGCCGATGAAAGCGTCGATTTCTTCTTAGACCCAGATCGTATCCCTGCAGGCTTTGAAGCGCACGTTGGTAATGGTATTCGTGTTTCTCACCCATCTGAACTTGAAGCACGTCTTCAATCTTTAGAAGGTAAGAATGTGTCAGTTGATTCAGGCACAAGCAACGCTTGGTACACACTTGTTCTACAAAACGCTGGTGCTCATATCATTGAAGCAGCAGACCCATGCCTAATGCCAAAAGCAGCTAAAAACGCAACGGAAATTTCAGGTATGAAAGCGTGTCACATTCGAGATGGCGTTGCGATGGCGAAATTCCTATCGTGGATTGATGCAGAAGTCGCGAAAGGTAACCTGCACAACGAAGCGGTACTAGCAGACAAAGTACAATCGTTCCGCGAGCAAGACCCAACGCTGATGGACCTAAGTTTTGACACCATTTCTGCAGCAGGCGGAAACGCAGCTATGTGTCACTACAACCATGAGAACCAACCTGAACCAGGTCAGCTAGAACTGAATACTCTGTACCTAGTCGATTCAGGCGGTCAATACTTAGATGGTACAACCGACATCACTCGTACTATCGCGATTGGCCAGCCAAGCGACGAGATGATCCAGCAGTTCACATTGGCACTTAAAGGTCACATCGGCATTGCACGTGCGCGTTTCCCACAGGGTACTCGTGGTTTCCAACTTGATATCCTAGCGCGTCAGCACTTGTGGGCCGAAGGCTTCGACTATGACCACGGTACTGGTCACGGTGTTGGTCACTTCCTAAGTGTTCATGAAGGTCCGCAAAGTATCTCTAAGAAGCTTATCGACGTACCTCTTGTTGAAGGTATGGTGTTATCAAACGAGCCGGGTTACTACCGTGCTGATGAGTTTGGTATCCGCATCGAGAACCTAGAATTGGTCGTTGAGCTTCCTACTCAAGGTGACTTCTCAGTACTAACGTTTGAATCGCTAACACGTTGCCCTATTGATAAGCGCAACATCAACGTCGATCTACTGACACGACCTGAGCTTGCATGGCTAAACGATTACCACCAGAAAGTATGGAACGATGTTAGCCCATTAGTTGAAGGTGATACGTTGGAATGGCTACGCCAATCAACCACTCCACTTGCTCATGCTTAA
- a CDS encoding thiazole synthase: MLTIADKTFQSRLFTGTGKFANKYLMASAIEASGSQLATMALKRVDIRSEQDDILQPIIDAGVNLLPNTSGAKNAKDAIFAAHLAREALGTNWLKLEIHPDPKYLMPDPIETLKAAEQLVKDGFVVLPYCHADPVLCKRLEEVGCAAVMPLGAPIGSNKGIASADFLEIIIDQANVPVIVDAGIGAPSHAARAMEMGADAVLVNTAIAASQQPVDMAIAFKLAVEAGRMAYLSGLAGQVSHAVASSPLTSFLDE; this comes from the coding sequence ATGTTAACTATCGCAGATAAAACGTTTCAATCACGACTCTTCACTGGAACGGGTAAGTTCGCGAATAAGTACTTGATGGCGAGCGCTATCGAAGCTTCCGGTTCTCAACTGGCAACCATGGCGTTGAAAAGAGTTGATATTCGCTCTGAGCAAGATGATATTTTACAGCCGATCATTGATGCTGGCGTGAACTTATTACCAAATACCTCTGGGGCTAAGAACGCGAAGGATGCCATCTTTGCTGCGCACTTGGCTCGCGAAGCGCTAGGCACAAATTGGCTCAAACTGGAAATTCACCCAGATCCAAAGTATTTGATGCCAGACCCAATTGAGACATTAAAAGCGGCTGAGCAACTGGTTAAAGATGGCTTTGTTGTGTTGCCTTACTGTCATGCTGACCCTGTGTTGTGTAAACGATTGGAAGAGGTGGGTTGTGCTGCGGTTATGCCGTTAGGTGCGCCGATTGGGTCGAACAAAGGTATTGCTTCAGCAGACTTCTTAGAGATTATTATCGACCAAGCGAACGTCCCTGTGATTGTTGACGCTGGTATTGGTGCGCCATCTCATGCTGCTCGTGCAATGGAAATGGGCGCGGATGCCGTGTTAGTTAATACTGCGATTGCGGCTTCTCAACAACCCGTTGATATGGCGATTGCTTTTAAACTGGCAGTTGAAGCTGGCCGTATGGCTTACCTTTCTGGTCTCGCTGGTCAGGTGTCTCACGCGGTTGCTTCTAGTCCGCTAACTTCATTTCTAGACGAGTAG
- the thiS gene encoding sulfur carrier protein ThiS: MSNITISINEQPEQVAQSSSLADIIQALSLPDLGCVFAINNAVIPRSQWQQTVVNEGDAISLFQAIAGG; the protein is encoded by the coding sequence ATGAGCAACATAACGATCTCTATCAATGAGCAACCAGAACAGGTTGCACAATCGTCGTCTCTAGCGGATATCATCCAAGCGCTTTCACTACCCGATCTGGGCTGTGTATTTGCTATCAATAATGCGGTTATCCCGCGTAGTCAGTGGCAACAAACGGTCGTCAATGAAGGCGATGCTATTTCTCTTTTCCAAGCCATTGCAGGAGGCTAA
- a CDS encoding LysR family transcriptional regulator, translating into MNIEKLSRLDLNLLVCLQVLMEELSVTRTAHRLCLSQSAVSKSLAKLREQFNDPLFTRSAHGLRPTPKAVFLKPRLETLINQLDVLTQPETFIPNNSDHSFHIAAVESVYPLILPHFLPAIFRQAPKVNINTHAWTEQTFKKLQLGELDIGLTGKDIDINDARLTMLPPDDICEQEIYRDAQMCVLRRNHPALSGKWDLETYLAQRHVQVRCDGNDRWLLDYKLADLGHQRDIAISVPDFNSAASLCTYTDFVFTAPSHFTYLVAKQLDLVVVPLPMEFPPMAYTLFWHRDRENDPALTWLRDIIKEKTLHLR; encoded by the coding sequence ATGAATATCGAGAAACTATCGCGCCTCGACCTAAATCTATTAGTTTGCTTACAAGTACTGATGGAAGAGCTGAGTGTTACTCGCACTGCGCATCGATTATGCCTTAGCCAGTCAGCAGTGAGTAAGTCATTGGCCAAACTTCGTGAGCAATTTAATGACCCCCTTTTTACGCGAAGTGCTCATGGTCTGCGACCAACACCAAAGGCAGTCTTTCTCAAACCTAGATTAGAAACGCTGATCAACCAACTTGATGTGCTCACCCAACCAGAGACGTTCATTCCCAATAACAGTGACCACAGTTTTCACATTGCAGCAGTTGAAAGTGTCTACCCGTTGATTCTTCCTCACTTCTTACCTGCAATCTTTCGACAAGCCCCTAAGGTGAATATCAACACCCATGCTTGGACAGAGCAAACCTTCAAAAAATTGCAGCTTGGTGAACTCGATATCGGACTCACGGGTAAAGACATCGACATCAACGATGCACGTTTAACCATGCTGCCGCCAGATGATATTTGCGAACAAGAGATCTACCGAGATGCACAGATGTGTGTGCTAAGACGCAACCACCCTGCTCTGAGTGGCAAATGGGATCTGGAAACCTACCTTGCACAGCGTCATGTACAAGTAAGGTGTGACGGTAACGATCGTTGGTTACTCGACTACAAACTTGCCGACCTTGGTCACCAACGTGATATCGCTATTTCTGTTCCTGACTTCAATAGTGCGGCTAGCTTGTGCACCTACACTGACTTCGTGTTTACGGCACCAAGTCACTTCACCTACCTTGTTGCCAAGCAGCTCGACTTAGTCGTTGTCCCTCTACCAATGGAATTTCCGCCGATGGCTTACACTCTGTTTTGGCACCGTGATAGAGAAAATGACCCAGCGTTAACTTGGTTGCGAGATATCATCAAAGAAAAAACTCTGCACCTTAGATAA
- a CDS encoding multicopper oxidase family protein, which yields MDISRRKFIQSSLAISALTVLPACSMKRSVNEQGKYVYDLTAEPSTAEIVTGFETNILGFNGQIPAPTIRCRQGEKVTIRFTNKLSEPTTIHWHGLRIPIGMDGVPFLSQPPIMPGETFIYEFTPPDAGTFWYHPHMNSVKQLGMGLVGLIIVEESIPVPFDEEHALMLKHWHIDKKGQWKDLMIPRLSARMGTPGEWSSVNGIHEPAYQLKQHATTRLRIANVDNTITYPIAVEGAEAWVIAIDGNPVKTPYKLTQHKIGPGMRVDIGLIAPKAGGRVSVLQMKGRFPFSLCEFEVVDSTLVENRSLPSLPLNPVTNLDLVNAEEIDFLFEWEGAVSPVSKDGKSMPKFWLTNKRAWEGMSKDNIPEPLATLDLGKTYIFDLKNVTQYHHPIHIHGHTFTVLELDGKKVEEPFHTDTVLLGKNGRAKAAFVADNPGRWMYHCHVIEHMKTGLMGYIEVK from the coding sequence ATGGATATCTCCCGTCGTAAGTTTATTCAATCATCTCTCGCTATATCTGCACTCACTGTACTGCCCGCTTGCTCAATGAAACGGTCGGTTAATGAACAAGGCAAGTATGTTTACGACCTAACGGCAGAGCCTTCAACCGCTGAAATCGTGACGGGGTTTGAGACTAATATTCTAGGCTTTAATGGTCAGATTCCAGCGCCAACGATTCGGTGTCGCCAGGGGGAGAAGGTAACAATCCGTTTTACCAACAAGCTATCAGAACCGACGACTATTCATTGGCACGGTTTAAGGATTCCTATCGGAATGGATGGAGTACCTTTCTTAAGCCAACCACCGATCATGCCTGGTGAAACATTTATTTATGAATTTACGCCACCAGATGCTGGTACGTTTTGGTATCACCCACATATGAATAGCGTTAAACAGCTTGGTATGGGCTTGGTTGGTCTTATTATCGTAGAGGAGAGTATCCCAGTGCCGTTTGATGAAGAACACGCACTGATGCTTAAGCATTGGCATATAGATAAGAAAGGCCAATGGAAAGATCTAATGATCCCACGACTCAGTGCCCGTATGGGTACGCCAGGAGAGTGGAGTAGCGTTAATGGAATACATGAGCCTGCCTATCAGTTAAAACAACATGCAACGACCAGGCTGCGTATCGCAAATGTCGATAATACGATCACTTACCCTATTGCTGTCGAAGGGGCAGAGGCATGGGTGATTGCCATTGATGGTAACCCTGTAAAAACGCCTTATAAACTGACTCAACATAAAATTGGCCCAGGGATGCGAGTGGATATTGGATTGATAGCACCCAAAGCCGGTGGGCGAGTGAGCGTCCTTCAAATGAAAGGACGCTTTCCTTTCTCTTTGTGTGAGTTCGAGGTTGTAGATTCAACCCTTGTTGAGAATCGCTCTCTACCTTCTTTACCCCTTAATCCTGTGACCAACTTAGATTTGGTTAATGCAGAAGAAATTGACTTTTTATTTGAATGGGAAGGGGCGGTTTCTCCAGTATCCAAAGATGGAAAATCTATGCCTAAGTTTTGGCTAACTAATAAACGAGCATGGGAGGGGATGAGCAAAGATAATATCCCTGAACCTTTGGCGACTTTAGATCTGGGAAAAACCTATATATTCGATCTAAAGAACGTCACTCAATACCATCATCCTATCCATATTCATGGACATACTTTTACAGTACTCGAACTTGACGGGAAGAAAGTTGAAGAACCTTTCCATACCGATACAGTGTTACTTGGAAAAAATGGCCGAGCTAAAGCTGCATTTGTAGCCGACAACCCTGGCCGCTGGATGTATCACTGTCATGTTATAGAACACATGAAAACGGGTTTGATGGGATATATTGAAGTTAAGTGA
- the thiC gene encoding phosphomethylpyrimidine synthase ThiC, with protein sequence MSSRKQARLEAKNFIDSLSVQPYPNSKKAYIHGSREDIQVPVREISLADSLVGGTKKDPVFEPNAPIHVYDTSGVYTDPMHEIDLYSGLPKLREQWIEERGDTELLDDVSSVYTKERLEDETLDDLRYGNLPRIRRATGDQCVTQLHYARQGTITPEMEYIAIRENMGRQKFADEQLNHQHPGHNFGANLPKEITPEFVRKEVAEGRAIIPSNINHPESEPMIIGRNFLVKVNANIGNSSVSSSIEEEVEKLVWSTRWGGDTVMDLSTGRNIHETREWILRNSPVPIGTVPMYQALEKVNGVAEDLNWEVMRDTLIEQAEQGVDYFTIHAGLLLRYVPMTAKRVTGIVSRGGSIIAKWCLAHHQESFLYTHFREICEICAKYDVALSLGDGLRPGSIADANDEAQFSELRTLGELTKVAWEYDVQVIIEGPGHVPMHLIKENMDEQLEHCHEAPFYTLGPLTTDIAPGYDHITSGIGAAMIGWYGCAMLCYVTPKEHLGLPNKEDVKTGLITYKLAAHAADLAKGHPGAQIRDNALSKARFEFRWEDQFNLALDPETARSFHDETLPQESGKVAHFCSMCGPKFCSMKISQEVREYAKDTEQVAADQAIEIKMLDNPLEGMRQKSQEFRDTGSELYHPAVGAKEAQLEE encoded by the coding sequence ATGTCGAGTCGTAAACAAGCAAGACTGGAAGCGAAGAATTTCATTGATTCTTTATCCGTGCAACCTTATCCAAATTCAAAAAAAGCTTACATCCACGGATCTCGCGAGGACATTCAAGTCCCTGTACGAGAAATATCACTAGCAGATAGCCTTGTTGGTGGTACCAAAAAAGATCCTGTATTCGAACCTAATGCGCCAATTCATGTATACGACACCTCTGGTGTTTATACTGACCCTATGCACGAAATTGACCTTTACAGTGGCCTTCCTAAGTTACGAGAGCAATGGATTGAAGAGCGTGGTGATACAGAACTGTTAGACGATGTAAGTTCTGTCTACACCAAAGAGCGTTTAGAAGATGAAACTCTAGACGACCTTCGTTACGGTAATCTGCCTAGAATTCGTCGCGCCACTGGCGATCAATGTGTTACTCAGCTGCACTATGCTCGTCAGGGAACTATTACTCCTGAGATGGAGTACATTGCGATACGTGAGAACATGGGACGTCAGAAGTTTGCTGATGAGCAGCTGAACCACCAACACCCTGGCCATAACTTTGGCGCAAACCTGCCGAAAGAAATCACCCCTGAGTTCGTGCGTAAAGAAGTCGCTGAAGGCCGAGCTATCATCCCGTCGAACATTAACCACCCTGAATCCGAGCCGATGATTATTGGCCGAAACTTCTTAGTTAAAGTGAACGCCAATATCGGTAACTCTTCAGTAAGTTCTTCGATTGAAGAAGAAGTTGAGAAGTTAGTATGGTCAACTCGCTGGGGTGGAGATACCGTGATGGACCTTTCTACCGGTCGTAATATTCACGAGACTCGCGAATGGATCTTACGTAATAGCCCAGTACCAATTGGTACGGTTCCTATGTATCAAGCGCTTGAAAAAGTGAATGGCGTTGCGGAAGACCTTAACTGGGAAGTGATGCGCGATACTTTGATTGAACAAGCAGAGCAGGGTGTTGATTACTTTACTATCCACGCAGGCTTATTGCTTCGCTACGTTCCTATGACCGCTAAACGTGTGACTGGTATTGTCTCTCGTGGCGGCTCTATCATCGCTAAATGGTGTCTTGCTCATCACCAAGAAAGCTTCCTTTATACCCACTTCCGTGAGATCTGTGAGATCTGTGCGAAGTACGATGTCGCTCTGTCATTAGGTGACGGTCTACGTCCAGGTTCGATTGCTGATGCCAATGATGAAGCTCAATTCTCCGAATTACGTACTTTGGGTGAGTTGACTAAGGTTGCTTGGGAATACGACGTGCAAGTGATCATTGAAGGTCCTGGACATGTGCCAATGCACTTAATTAAAGAGAACATGGACGAGCAGTTAGAGCACTGTCATGAAGCACCGTTCTATACATTAGGTCCATTGACTACCGATATTGCCCCTGGTTATGACCACATTACCTCTGGAATTGGCGCGGCCATGATTGGTTGGTACGGCTGTGCGATGCTCTGTTATGTAACCCCTAAAGAGCATCTAGGCTTACCAAACAAAGAAGATGTGAAGACTGGCCTGATTACTTACAAGCTGGCTGCACACGCTGCAGACTTGGCTAAAGGACATCCGGGTGCACAAATCCGAGATAACGCTTTATCAAAGGCACGTTTTGAATTCCGTTGGGAAGACCAATTTAACCTAGCTCTTGACCCGGAAACTGCGCGCTCTTTCCATGATGAAACCTTACCGCAAGAGTCGGGGAAGGTTGCTCACTTCTGCTCAATGTGTGGCCCTAAATTCTGTTCAATGAAGATCTCTCAAGAAGTTCGAGAGTACGCGAAAGACACTGAACAAGTGGCTGCTGATCAGGCTATAGAAATTAAGATGCTTGATAATCCGTTGGAAGGGATGCGTCAGAAATCACAAGAGTTCCGTGATACTGGCTCTGAACTTTATCACCCAGCAGTAGGCGCAAAAGAAGCTCAATTAGAGGAATAA
- the crcB gene encoding fluoride efflux transporter CrcB — MGQLSILGFIAIGGAFGACSRYLISELCVVMLGRGFPYGTLTVNVIGSLIMGLLIAAFENEMVATEPWRQIIGLGFLGALTTFSTFSMDNVLLMQQGAFFKMGLNVLLNVVLSISAAWIGFQLLIKS; from the coding sequence ATGGGTCAGTTATCTATTCTAGGTTTTATCGCCATCGGTGGCGCGTTTGGTGCTTGTTCACGTTACTTGATTTCAGAGTTATGCGTTGTGATGTTAGGGCGTGGTTTTCCTTACGGTACGCTGACTGTTAACGTAATTGGCTCTCTGATTATGGGATTGCTCATCGCCGCGTTTGAAAATGAGATGGTTGCGACGGAGCCGTGGAGACAAATTATCGGTCTTGGTTTCCTTGGAGCCCTGACGACATTTTCTACGTTTTCGATGGATAACGTGCTTCTTATGCAGCAGGGTGCGTTTTTCAAGATGGGGCTCAATGTACTGCTCAATGTGGTTCTCAGTATTTCAGCCGCATGGATCGGCTTCCAACTTCTGATAAAGTCTTAA
- a CDS encoding HesA/MoeB/ThiF family protein encodes MLSDFEFIRYQRQIALPEVGEQGQRNLLDSHVLVIGCGGLGNAATLYLVASGIGKIVLVDDDCVDSSNLQRQVAFKESQLGSPKVEALKQQLSELNGRSQVRTINKRMTQSQLDLEVMLADLVLDCTDNFESRQQVNQACFGSRTPLISGSAIGWKGQFIVFDYQKQKGCYHCLFPFSHHPKTTRCSDSGIIGPVVGTIGNLQALAAIQRISTGEFQVATHQLKLFDGQTMNWQNLSVTQDSECPVCCTSTVNYLEEETQ; translated from the coding sequence ATGCTGAGTGATTTCGAATTCATTCGTTATCAACGACAAATCGCACTCCCTGAAGTGGGTGAGCAAGGGCAACGCAATTTACTAGACAGCCATGTGTTGGTCATCGGTTGTGGTGGCTTAGGTAATGCAGCAACTCTCTATCTTGTGGCTTCCGGTATCGGGAAAATCGTATTGGTTGATGATGACTGTGTGGATTCGTCTAACCTGCAACGACAGGTAGCGTTCAAGGAAAGTCAATTAGGTTCACCTAAGGTTGAAGCTCTGAAGCAACAACTGAGCGAGCTTAATGGTCGAAGCCAAGTGAGAACCATCAATAAGCGAATGACTCAAAGCCAACTTGATCTTGAGGTGATGCTTGCTGATTTGGTGTTGGATTGTACTGACAACTTTGAGTCACGTCAGCAGGTTAACCAAGCATGTTTCGGCAGTAGAACGCCTCTGATTTCTGGTTCAGCGATTGGCTGGAAGGGGCAGTTTATTGTCTTTGATTATCAGAAGCAGAAAGGGTGCTATCACTGTTTATTCCCGTTCAGTCACCATCCGAAAACGACACGTTGTAGCGATAGCGGCATCATCGGCCCAGTCGTTGGCACCATAGGCAACCTACAAGCACTGGCTGCGATTCAGCGCATTAGTACTGGCGAGTTCCAAGTCGCAACACATCAGCTCAAACTGTTTGATGGTCAGACGATGAACTGGCAAAACTTAAGTGTCACTCAAGATAGTGAATGTCCCGTTTGCTGCACATCTACAGTTAACTATTTAGAGGAAGAAACCCAATGA